In Podospora pseudopauciseta strain CBS 411.78 chromosome 3, whole genome shotgun sequence, one genomic interval encodes:
- a CDS encoding hypothetical protein (COG:L; EggNog:ENOG503NYD3), with protein sequence MPLLRTDSMQDIDFTLRRQFGKKSFRPQQREIINATLEGKDVFVQAATSFGKSLCFQLPAVIDHGITIVISPLLSLMMDQVKALRNSNIDARTLNSNTPFAERDHIMKDLGTGHPLTRLLYVTPELCSGPYFRERLELVYRQKELARIAVDEAHCISEWGHDFRKDFKRLSWFRERFPDVPIMCLTATANEQVRNDILTTLGINGPNLKAFTMSAFRPNLHLEVRFTSDQTDDRYDDFVSWLKGVYERRGKPDRKPELDEMGERVENVSGIIYTTSRDECESLAASLRSHDIAARPFHAKLANQDKERTLQKWIRNEVGYDIIVATTAFGMGIDKDDVRFVVHWRLPKSFEGYYQEAGRAGRDGKASYCFLYYSREDRDRVCGMIVKDNTSGDRRDKGGEANKRARMESHEALVRYCEDTGGCRHAAITKYFGEKEVPKCDFACDWHKDREGLKRRWREGLASEEWVCTQREEGAFEDYYYSE encoded by the exons ATGCCACTCCTCAGAACCGATTCGATgcaggacatcgacttcaCACTACGGCGCCAGTTTGGCAAGAAATCATTCAG ACCACAGCAACGAGAAATCATCAACGCCACTCTCGAAGGTAAGGACGTCTTCGTCCAGGCAGCCACATCCTTCGGCAAGAGCTTATGCTTCCAACTTCCAGCCGTCATCGACCACGGGA TAACAAtcgtcatctcccccctcctctccctcatgaTGGACCAAGTCAAAGCCCTCCGCAACTCCAACATCGACGCCCGCACCCTAaactccaacacccccttcgCCGAACGCGACCACATCATGAAAGACCTCGGCACCGGCCACCCCCTAACCCGTCTCCTCTACGTCACCCCCGAGCTCTGCTCCGGCCCCTACTTCCGCGAGCGTCTCGAGCTCGTCTACCGACAAAAAGAACTTGCCCGCATCGCCGTCGACGAAGCCCACTGCATCTCAGAATGGGGCCACGACTTCCGCAAGGACTTTAAACGCCTCTCCTGGTTCAGGGAGCGCTTCCCAGACGTGCCCATCATGTGCCTTACCGCGACAGCAAACGAGCAAGTCCGCAATgacatcctcaccaccctcggcaTCAACGGACCTAACCTCAAGGCGTTTACCATGTCGGCGTTTCGTCCCAACTTGCATCTCGAGGTGAGGTTCACGAGCGATCAGACAGACGACAGGTACGACGACTTTGTCTCGTGGCTCAAGGGGGTGTACGAGCGCAGGGGGAAACCGGATCGGAAACCGGAGCTGGACGAGATGGGGGAGCGGGTGGAGAACGTCTCGGGGATTATTTACACCACTTCGAGGGACGAGTGCGAGTCGCTTGCTGCTTCGCTGAGGTCGCATGACATTGCCGCCAGGCCGTTTCATGCCAAGCTTGCGAATCAGGACAAGGAGCGGACGTTGCAAAAGTGGATAAGGAATGAGGTCGGCTATGATATTATTGTGGCTACGACTGcttttgggatggggataGATAAAGATGATGTCCGGTTTGTGGTTCACTGGAGGCTTCCGAAATCTTTTGAGGGGTATTATcaggaggcggggagggcgGGTAGGGACGGGAAGGCGAGTTACTGCTTTTTGTATTATTCTAGAGAGGATAGGGATCGGGTTTGTGGGATGATTGTCAAGGACAATACGTCGGGGGATAGGAGGGataaggggggggaggcgaaCAAgcgggcgaggatggagagtCATGAGGCTTTGGTGAGGTATTGTGAGGATACGGGGGGGTGTAGGCATGCGGCGATTACCAAGTATtttggggagaaggaggtgccAAAGTGTGATTTTGCCTGTGATTGGCATAAGGATCGGGAGGGcctgaagaggaggtggagggagggttTGGCAAGTGAGGAGTGGGTTTGTacgcagagggaggagggggcttTTGAGGATTATTATTACAGTGAGtag
- the SOG2_2 gene encoding RAM signaling network component (COG:S; EggNog:ENOG503NWQU), producing the protein MDFPRGLPDNPAHARRAVEAAARANPVPPPPVPSIKDVPSNTNLSASGPISSSQVLALAREAMRAAHENEAKAAAASGVSNTLPKPGLTIDLSRKKIAKLPEEIVDIIKDELERLALSHNYLETIPSRLPECTSLRYLNVRQNQIKEFPLALCDLKSLEILDLGRNQLQTLPPEIIKLSSLKVFSIHKNQITKLPLCLAEMPSLSVIKLEGNPLEFPPREIWDSGGDNAGAAKESDMTEVALTTRIKKFLKLTASSMNGRGDSDSVGDDAEGTETPRPTIKRVFSGRFPVRVNGSDMPDLRSPALTRPPPIPSRSHYRGLSQQNGAQRRPGVMPLTIGNPNERVRSNSETIVQTSSRERSESRSRRMGIVSKRSELSTLEEIEGTNRFSHYRGLSHGSAMQGNGTVMQVQSPNVTSPAEPALQRPVYVRRLSILPERRRESKVFDPVLEASKGILYSIFQIHPMIQMLIGLTNDGTSRRSNSLEIVFYNTNAHVEQLELEIQKHDQAMDAGGSRENENVQRACITLINAYTHVCSLLMSNVDLFLDNGDPRYIRTLLTQLYNSIMELRVTCSQVAPRSLPPHMRTDPGETLRPHSRENSFVPPTADRPAMINNRSRNGTFVHHPSSLRVTTDVPLGPFVNGSSRTAIMSAATPRSGESFASNSTSGVRNLSADFTEEDRVFERIFLSLTKTADLVMRILPQLSQQLSSSMRLAMAQRAPEHVVQPWKMLIHRCTVSIQQTESLKQKLSTIKLKEPGIRTQAPFWGLCSSFIDSWYMLVTKIKQLQSEVQLPIDTRSRLRPVHQSMKETCDLIHSSPWAYFTRQGHHHGHHGHHGNHGHGPNHGSENLSPYNWQPLPMTPQSAALGPAVQATVPSTPQSASFAAAFQGNVFERADTLLSMGGLGMSRHGTMNSTSTTASLTTAGSMHSVNSSQDIPTPSSALSPMPWPGHGHSQGSLSVLPLRLPAGGSNGKMNGF; encoded by the exons ATGGATTTTCCTCGGGGTCTGCCCGACAACCCAGCCCACGCCCGCCGCGCTGTAGAGGCTGCTGCTCGCGCAAATCCcgttccaccaccaccagttcCGAGCATCAAAGATGTGCCGTCAAATACCAACCTCTCGGCCTCGGGGCCCATCTCATCGAGCCAGGTGCTCGCCCTCGCGAGGGAGGCCATGCGGGCCGCTCACGAAAACGAAGCGAAAGCGGCAGCCGCCAGCGGAGTTAGCAACACGCTGCCAAAACCAGGCCTCACCATTGATCTGAGCAGGAAGAAGATTGCAAAGTTGCCAGAGGAAATCGTCGACATAATAAAGGACGAACTAGAGCG ACTTGCCCTATCACACAACTACTTGGAAACCATCCCATCACGTCTGCCAGAATGCACATCATTGCGGTATCTCAACGTCCGACAGAACCAGATCAAAGAATTTCCCCTTGCG CTCTGCGACCTAAAATCCCTGGAGATTCTTGATCTGGGCCGAAATCAGTTGCAAACTCTGCCGCCAGAAATCATCAAGCTGTCGTCCCTCAAGGTCTTCTCGATTCACAAGAACCAAATCACGAAGCTGCCGCTGTGTCTTGCCGAAATGCCGTCACTGTCGGTTATCAAACTCGAGGGCAACCCCCTGGAGTTTCCGCCCCGGGAGATCTGGGATAGTGGCGGAGATAACGCTGGAGCGGCCAAGGAGAGTGACATGACCGAGGTGGCCCTGACGACACGCATCAAGAAGTTTCTCAAGCTCACGGCTTCAAGTATGAATGGGCGTGGTGATTCCGATTCGGTGGGAGACGATGCGGAAGGAACCGAAACACCACGGCCAACAATCAAGCGAGTATTCAGTGGTCGATTCCCCGTCCGGGTCAACGGCAGCGATATGCCCGATCTTCGATCACCGGCTCTTACTCGCCCTCCACCAATTCCCTCGCGCTCACACTATCGTGGACTCTCTCAGCAAAATGGAGCACAGCGGAGACCTGGAGTCATGCCGCTGACCATCGGTAACCCAAACGAACGGGTGCGCAGCAATTCAGAGACGATTGTGCAAACCTCAAGCAGGGAGCGGTCCGAAAGCAGGTCACGGCGGATGGGCATTGTGTCAAAGCGGTCAGAGCTCAGCACTTTGGAGGAAATCGAGGGTACAAACCGGTTCAGCCATTACCGCGGGCTCAGTCATGGATCCGCCATGCAAGGGAACGGGACCGTCATGCAGGTGCAGAGTCCAAATGTCACAAGCCCGGCCGAACCGGCACTGCAACGGCCCGTTTACGTGCGCAGGCTGTCTATCCTGCCAGAGAGGAGACGGGAGTCCAAGGTGTTTGATCCGGTGCTGGAAGCTTCCAAGGGCATTTTGTATTCCATCTTCCAGATCCATCCGATGATCCAAATGTTGATCGGTCTGACCAACGACGGAACCTCGCGCCGGTCCAACTCTTTGGAGATCGTCTTTTACAACACCAACGCCCATGTGGAacagctggagctggagattCAGAAGCATGACCAGGCGATGGATGCTGGGGGTTCGAGGGAAAACGAAAACGTGCAAAGGGCATGCATCACGCTGATCAATGCCTACACGCACGTCTGCTCGCTGTTGATGAGCAACGTTGACCTTTTTCTGGACAATGGCGACCCGCGGTACATTCGGACTCTGTTGACGCAGCTCTATAATAGCATAATGGAGCTGCGTGTGACATGCTCACAGGTGGCTCCGCGGTCTCTGCCGCCGCATATGCGAACGGACCCGGGCGAAACCCTCCGCCCTCACTCGCGGGAGAATTCTTTTGTTCCTCCCACGGCCGACCGCCCGGCTATGATCAACAACAGGTCGCGGAACGGGACATTTGTCCACCATCCGAGCAGCCTCCGGGTGACCACCGATGTTCCTCTGGGGCCATTTGTCAATGGCTCCAGCAGGACAGCCATTATGAGCGCTGCCACACCCCGCTCAGGGGAGTCGTTTGCTTCCAACAGCACGTCAGGTGTCCGAAACCTGTCGGCTGACTTTACCGAGGAGGACCGCGTCTTTGAACGGATTTTCCTCTCATTAACCAAAACGGCGGATCTAGTCATGCGGATACTACCCCAACTAAGTCAGCAGCTTTCATCATCGATGAGACTGGCAATGGCCCAGCGAGCCCCCGAGCACGTTGTGCAGCCCTGGAAGATGTTGATTCACCGGTGTACAGTCTCAATTCAGCAAACAGAGAGTTTGAAGCAGAAGCTGTCGACGATCAAGCTTAAGGAGCCAGGGATCAGGACACAGGCGCCGTTTTGGGGCCTGTGCAGCAGTTTCATTGATTCCTGGTACATGCTGGTCACAAAGATCAAGCAACTTCAAAGCGAGGTTCAACTGCCAATAGACACCAGGTCGAGGTTGCGACCGGTTCATCAGAGCATGAAGGAAACATGTGACCTGATACACTCGAGTCCTTGGGCATATTTTACACGACAAGGGCATCATCATGGGCACCATGGCCATCACGGAAACCATGGGCATGGGCCTAATCATGGGTCGGAGAATTTGAGTCCTTACAACTGGCAACCATTGCCGATGACGCCGCAGAGTGCCGCCTTGGGTCCGGCAGTCCAGGCGACTGTGCCTTCCACCCCACAGAGCGCTTCGTTTGCGGCGGCGTTCCAGGGCAATGTATTTGAACGAGCGGATACCTTGCTCTCCATGGGAGGGCTAGGCATGTCGAGGCACGGAACTATGAACTCCACCTCGACAACAGCGAGCCTCACCACGGCGGGCAGCATGCACTCTGTGAACTCGAGCCAGGATATTCCGACTCCGAGCTCGGCCCTGAGCCCAATGCCTTGGCCAGGACATGGGCACTCGCAAGGGAGCTTGAGTGTGCTACCGTTGCGACTCCCAGCAGGAGGTAGCAATGGGAAAATGAATGGATTTTGA
- a CDS encoding hypothetical protein (EggNog:ENOG503P21M; BUSCO:EOG092640WA; COG:S) — translation MSSSSSSRKSRPKRDTSVGSSSSSSSNEHPTAPLLHPSSAPTRARSKSPLPAPPTQQPLHITIRFSTSLPDLELDIPSPSTTTVIALKHLIRQHLTPTTGATSNLRFIHNGRILPDTSPLSTVFKSLPPPPPSQSLPDPKGKRKDAPVPERRVFINCSIGHVLSPEDLETESKAATAPAAAAAPTPAVPEDGGGNRTGREPRGFDRLAGSLTREEIVNLRLTFRGWHAARYTPDDMPSAERMLELEDAWLDDGGGFTGQDAGEGGARQEEEGEGWAGNVDLLVKGMAIGFIFPMGVVGWLLREEGLWSKRMGVFVSLGVLLGVVVGFVREFPGH, via the coding sequence atgagcagcagcagcagcagcagaaaaTCCCGTCCCAAACGCGACACAAGCGTCGgttcctcgtcatcctcctccagcaacgAACACCCAACCGCCCCATTactccatccatcatcagctCCCACCCGGGCAAGATCCAAATCCCCATTACCAgcaccccccacccaacaaccactCCACATCACCATCCGCTTCagcacctccctccccgacctcGAACTcgacatcccctccccctccaccaccaccgtcatcgCCCTCAAACACCTAATCCGCCAAcacctcacccccaccaccggcgcaacctccaacctccgCTTCATCCACAACGGCCGCATCCTCCCCGACACCTCCCCCTTGTCAACAGTGTTCAagtccctccccccacccccgccatcccaatccctccccgacccaaagggaaaaagaaaagatgcACCAGTACCAGAACGACGCGTCTTCATCAACTGCTCCATCGGCCATGTCCTCTCCCCCGAGGATTTAGAGACCGAGTCAAAAGCTGCCACCGCTCCCGCTGCAGCAGcggcaccaacaccagctgTACCCGAGGATGGAGGCGGTAACAGGACAGGGAGGGAACCGAGGGGGTTTGATAGGTTGGCGGGGAGTctgacgagggaggagattgtcAACTTGAGGTTGACGTTTAGGGGGTGGCATGCGGCCAGGTATACCCCGGATGATATGCCTTCTGCGGAGAGGATGTTGGAACTGGAAGATGCGTggcttgatgatggggggggCTTCACAGGGCAGgatgctggggaggggggcgcaaggcaagaagaggagggggaggggtgggcaGGGAATGTGGATTTGCTGGTGAAGGGGATGGCGATTGGGTTTATTTTTccgatgggggtggtggggtggttgttgagggaggaggggttgtggtCGAAGAGGATGGGAGTGTTTGTGAGTTTGGGGGtgctgttgggggtggtggtggggtttgtGAGAGAGTTTCCTGGTCACTAG
- a CDS encoding hypothetical protein (COG:S; EggNog:ENOG503PX9B): MRLAMVSASNRPASMRIPMAGGRALPGSSMRGRRRALSASCAESSLPPLSASHLEAHEFHYTLAPEDQEVDLHLDADILPPPPPRRLRSTEPHRSLIPTPGWSNRSFLDPDLLGLSPHPVTGFGFRLNEPRARNATIYLAAEPDSPLAATMNAPRDEHLEALASLNRAARLGAQSAQLQHSRSIILGPAEEFFDSASAQAGRLYGQAFLNQGEVTYLPSRRLEDWLEGISLSESPFGPQRVALPEVSSSNGGQAGSLATVMEDDEVKMGESTTENRQTGTKRQGADLEAGPSKRVKIATPFRRALSRVSGGAVTRSSVDDHGSTMGRAGTAMSRHVGESGRSTPFSMMSRVFVPAPVITTRNFKICVLGHPGTGKTTFLNRLVMGRYIPGAPSTSTEIRTISTMSTGDTTRRTLAQVELWDFPGMIAGRHDTQLRSTFFNAAIICYDLEDSRNLDGLSTVDRRPTFPNLGLRFLVPPEPATDIQGETAAAAINAAGFAECSALTSENCQETWQSIVDYLVDIQEKHEKAIEESRAGKGKEKMLEKAKKVWRGFKKEMDVKLKK, from the exons ATGCGACTAGCCATGGTCTCTGCCTCGAACAGACCAGCCAGCATGCGGATCCCGATGGCAGGTGGCCGCGCCCTGCCGGGGAGCTCGATGCGAGGACGCCGGAGGGCACTGAGCGCGAGTTGCGCCGAGAGCAGCCTGCCTCCCCTCTCAGCGTCGCACCTTGAGGCCCACGAATTTCACTACACGCTCGCCCCAGAGGATCAAGAGGTCGACCTTCATCTTGACGCTGATATTctgcctccgcctccaccaaGACGTCTTCGATCAACTGAACCTCATCGATCTCTTATCCCGACTCCAGGTTGGTCAAACCGTTCTTTCCTCGATCCAGATCTTTTGGGATTGTCGCCACACCCCGTCACAGGCTTTGGCTTTCGACTCAACGAACCCAGAGCTCGAAACGCCACTATTTACCTCGCTGCTGAACCCGATTCCCCTTTAGCAGCAACAATGAACGCCCCCAGAGACGAGCACCTGGAGGCGCTGGCTAGCCTCAACCGGGCTGCCAGACTGGGCGCGCAGTCTGCGCAGTTGCAGCACTCGCGCTCGATAATTCTCGGGCCGGCAGAGGAGTTTTTCGACTCCGCCTCTGCCCAAGCCGGCCGCCTGTACGGCCAGGCTTTCTTAAACCAAGGTGAGGTGACCTACCTCCCAAGTCGTCGCCTCGAGGACTGGCTGGAGGGGATTTCGCTCTCCGAGAGCCCATTTGGGCCGCAGAGAGTCGCTCTGCCCGAAGTCAGCTCCTCCAATGGAGGCCAAGCTGGAAGCTTGGCGACCGTGatggaggatgacgaggttAAGATGGGGGAGTCGACCACGGAGAACCGGCAGACTGGGACTAAGCGACAGGGAGCT GATCTTGAGGCTGGCCCCAGCAAGCGAGTCAAGATCGCCACGCCGTTCAGGCGCGCTCTTTCCCGCGTGAGCGGGGGAGCGGTGACTCGGTCGTCCGTGGACGACCACGGTTCGACCATGGGCCGCGCTGGAACGGCCATGTCACGCCACGTTGGTGAGAGCGGGAGAAGTACCCCGTTCAGCATGATGTCCCGGGTCTTTGTGCCTGCTCCGGTCATCACCACTCGCAACTTCAAGATTTGCGTTTTGGGACACCCGGGGACTGGCAAGACCACGTTCCTCAA CCGTCTTGTGATGGGGAGATATATTCCCGGCGCCCCCTCTACGTCAACAGAGATCCGCACCATCAGCACCATGAGCACTGGCGATACTACCCGTCGGACCCTTGCCCAGGTCGAGCTGTGGGACTTTCCTGGCATGATTGCTGGCCGTCATGACACCCAACTTCGGTCAACCTTCTTCAATGCGGCCATCATCTGCTACGATCTCGAGGATTCCCGGAACCTGGATGGCCTCAGCACG GTCGATCGTCGTCCTACGTTTCCCAACTTGGGTTTGAGGTTCCTTGTTCCCCCTGAGCCCGCCACTGATATCCAGGGTGAgactgccgccgccgccatcaacgCGGCTGGCTTCGCCGAGTGCTCTGCCTTGACCAGCGAGAACTGTCAGGAAACTTGGCAATCCATCGTCGACTATTTGGTCGACATTCAGGAGAAGCATGAGAAGGCTATTGAGGAGTCCCGTgcaggaaaaggaaaggagaagatgttggagaaggccaagaaggtctGGCGTGGATTtaagaaggagatggatgtGAAGTTGAAGAAGTGA
- the TSC13 gene encoding Very-long-chain enoyl-CoA reductase (COG:I; EggNog:ENOG503NXAI; BUSCO:EOG09263FR7), protein MAAELSLKLTSRVPKKPIKKLAPSVELPRDATVEDAKKIVARASGFSDFNRIGLFNPADGKILKDRKALIRNEEGVIKAGELVVKDLGPQVAWRTVFVIEYFGPILFHAFIPLIRPYLYSIFPGQFKYISESATPITKVQWLLFALFHIHFLKREYETLFVHKFSANTMPARNIVRNSAFYWIMAGLLCALDIYAPGNLSARDELVPLDYFGLALFTFGEVCNWIVHQHLASLRKPGGTEKGIPNCIGSNLVTSPNYMFEVTAWVGVILISRSWAVVVFICTGIIYMRDWSRGKEKALRKEFGDRYKNKRYTMLPGLI, encoded by the exons atgGCAGCCGAACTCTCCCTCAAGCTTACCAGCCGGGTGCCCAAAAAACCCATCAAGAAGCTCGCCCCCTCGGTCGAGCTCCCCCGCGACGCCACCGTCGAGGACGCCAAAAAGATTGTCGCCCGCGCCTCTGGCTTCTCCGACTTCAACCGCATCGGTCTCTTCAACCCCGCCGACGGCAAGATCCTCAAGGACCGCAAGGCTCTGATCCGCAATGAGGAGGGTGTCATCAAGGCCGGCGAGTTGGTCGTCAAGGACCTTG GTCCTCAAGTAGCCTGGCGCACCGTCTTCGTAATCGAATACTTCGgccccatcctcttccacgccttcatccccctcatccgTCCCTACCTCTACTCCATCTTCCCCGGCCAGTTCAAGTACATCTCCGAGTCCGCCACGCCCATCACAAAGGTCCAATGGCTCCTCTTCGCCCTCTTCCACATTCACTTCCTCAAGCGCGAGTACGAAACCCTCTTCGTCCACAAGTTCTCGGCCAACACCATGCCCGCCCGCAACATCGTCCGCAACTCGGCCTTTTACTGGATCATGGCCGGCCTCCTCTGCGCTCTCGACATCTACGCCCCTGGCAACCTCTCTGCCCGTGACGAGCTCGTCCCCCTGGACTATTTCGGCTTGGCCTTGTTCACGTTTGGTGAGGTTTGCAACTGGATTGTGCACCAGCACTTGGCTAGCTTGCGCAAGCCAGGTGGAACGGAAAAGGGCATCCCGAATTGTATCGGGAGCAACTTGGTCACGAGCCCGAATTACATGTTTGAGGTTACGGCTTGGGTGGGTGTCATCTTGATCAGCAGGAgctgggcggtggtggtgtttatcTGCACGGGGATTATTTACATGAGGGATTGgtcgagggggaaggagaaggcgttGAGGAAGGAGTTCGGGGACCGGTATAAGAACAAGAGGTACACCATGTTGCCTGGCCTTATTTAA
- the BNA3 gene encoding arylformamidase (EggNog:ENOG503NVUU; COG:E; BUSCO:EOG09262DKA) → MSSSLLSPLFRRQLFTSLHKVPTRRAFQSTLSIMSEKLKPAARVAGRRQDVWSIINEAASASPIQPIVNMGQGFFGYNPPDFILSAAKSALDRVECNQYSPTKGRPRLLKALADAYSPFWGRQLDPNTEITVTTGANEGMLSAFMAFIEPGDEVIVFEPFFDQYISNIEMPGGKIVYVPMHPPKEGALKTLSAGEWTVDFDELEKAITPRTKMIVLNTPHNPVGKVFSRSELEKIAELCLKNQIIILSDEVYDRLYYTDFTRIATLSPEVEKITLTVGSAGKNFYATGWRVGWLIGPPELIQYVSAAHTRICYSSVSPLQEACAIGFEEADGHGFWEQCIADMTAKMERFTAVFDELGIPYSKPEGGYFVMANFNKVQLPEGYKFPKHVEERPRDFKLAWFLIQELGVAAIPPSEFYTDENAGIVEDYLRFAVCKPDNVLEDAKERLRGLKKYLKK, encoded by the exons ATGAGCTCGTCGCTCCTCTCGCCTCTTTTCCGGCGACAGTTATTCACATCCCTTCACAAAGTTCCCACCAGACGAGCCTTCCAGAGTACCCTCTCCATCATGAGTGAGAAACTGAAGCCCGCGGCCCGTGTCGCTGGTAGGAGGCAGGATGTTTG GTCCATCATCAACGAAGcagcctccgcctcccccatccaGCCCATCGTCAACATGGGCCAAGGCTTCTTCGGCTACAACCCCCCAGACTTCATTCTCTCAGCTGCCAAATCCGCCCTGGACCGCGTAGAATGCAACCAGTACTCCCCCACAAAGGGCAGACCACGCCTCCTCAAAGCCCTCGCCGACGCATACTCCCCCTTCTGGGGCCGTCAACTAGACCCCAACACAGAAatcaccgtcaccaccggcgccaACGAGGGCATGCTCTCCGCCTTCATGGCCTTCATCGAGCCGGGTGACGAAGTCATCGTCTTTGAACCCTTCTTTGACCAGTACATCTCCAACATTGAAATGCCCGGCGGAAAAATTGTCTACGTGCCCATGCACCCACCAAAAGAAGGCGCCCTCAAAACCCTCTCGGCAGGGGAGTGGACcgtcgactttgacgagcTCGAAAAAGCCATCACGCCCAGGACGAAAATGATTGTGCTCAACACACCCCACAACCCGGTAGGCAAAGTCTTTTCCCGGTCCGAGCTCGAAAAAATCGCCGAGCTGTGTCTCAAGAACCAAATCATCATCTTGTCGGATGAAGTCTACGATAGGCTTTACTACACCGACTTTACCCGCATCGCGACTCTTTCTCCTGAGGTTGAGAAGATTACCCTTACTGTTGGGTCGGCAGGCAAGAACTTTTATGCCACTGGCTGGCGGGTGGGCTGGTTGATCGGTCCTCCCGAGCTGATCCAGTACGTCTCTGCCGCTCACACGAGAATCTGCTACTCTTCCGTCTCCCCGCTTCAAGAAGCCTGCGCTATcgggtttgaggaggcggatgggCACGGCTTTTGGGAGCAGTGTATTGCTGACATGAcggccaagatggagaggtttACTGCGGTGTTTGATGAGTTGGGGATTCCGTACAGCAAGCCCGAGGGGGGGTATTTTGTCATGGCGAATTTTAACAAGGTGCAACTTCCTGAGGGGTACAAGTTTCCGAAGCATGTCGAGGAGAGGCCGAGGGATTTTAAGCTGGCGTGGTTTTTGATTCAGGAGTTGGGGGTGGCGGCTATTCCGCCGAGTGAGTTTTACACGGATGAGAATGCGGGGATTGTGGAGGATTATTTGAGGTTTGCGGTTTGTAAGCCTGATAATGTTTTGGAGGATGCGAAGGAGAGACTTAGGGGGCTGAAGAAGTACCTGAAGAAGTGA
- a CDS encoding hypothetical protein (COG:S; EggNog:ENOG503P7N7) → MSTSKPSPPTRMLFRGSSSTLSAPEVSSVVVTAITFQPQDGTSSPASRSRTESVTSTPSSSFLSKGKSPLSLLSGPSTSGPSTSTTVIGSNHTSPPLSQPQPPAFPSSLQPQSQPHLPPPPSHHHPPPSVNNSSLQPPSRSSSHPFPVTAPPDPKAIDQARTALLATLSNYFDREITPRAQLLHQNNAAIEKQQSDLIKATQSLKKENDKLAKMADTYGKKVKEVGNVQNWAEMLEREFLILEDTLRRAKEGNTSDEEEEGNWTGSESCWSGSEDEGEGGWDRGEGEGARPEEVPLPEPEPGEGGL, encoded by the coding sequence ATGTCGACATCGAAACCGTCACCGCCAACGAGGATGCTGTTCCGGGGTAGCTCATCGACGTTGTCAGCGCCGGAAGTGAGCAGTGTAGTCGTCACGGCGATCACTTTTCAACCGCAAGATGgcacatcatcaccggcgTCAAGATCACGAACCGAGTCTGTCACTTCcacgccgtcgtcgtcgttttTGTCAAAAGGGAAGTCACCTTTATCGCTCTTATCAGGACCCTCAACATCAGGACCCTCAACGTCAACAACCGTCATCGGCAGCAACcacacctcccctcccctctcacaACCACAGCCGCCGGCCTTTCCCTCGTCGTTACAGCCACAATCCCAGcctcacctcccaccacccccgtcccatcatcaccctcccccttcagTGAACAACTcttccctccaacccccttcccgctcctcctcccaccccttccccgtcACAGCACCCCCAGACCCAAAAGCAATAGACCAAGCCcgcaccgccctcctcgccaccctCTCAAACTACTTTGACAGGGAGATTACCCCCCGCGCCCAGCTCCTACACCAAAACAACGCCGCCATCGAGAAGCAGCAGTCCGATCTGATAAAAGCGACCCAAAGCCtaaaaaaggaaaacgaCAAGCTCGCAAAGATGGCAGACACGTACGGGAAAAAGGTAAAAGAGGTGGGGAATGTGCAGAACTGGGCCGAGATGCTCGAGCGGGAGTTTTTGATACTGGAGGACACGCTGAGGAGAGCCAAGGAAGGGAACACgagtgacgaggaggaggaggggaactGGACGGGGAGTGAAAGTTGTTGGAGTGGGAGTGAGgacgaaggggaggggggttgggacaggggtgagggagagggggcaaggccggaggaggtgccgttgccggagccggagccgggagagggagggttatAA